In the genome of Populus alba chromosome 11, ASM523922v2, whole genome shotgun sequence, one region contains:
- the LOC118031506 gene encoding probable NAD(P)H dehydrogenase (quinone) FQR1-like 1, whose product MAVKIYIIYYSMYGHVARLAEEIKKGADTVEGVEIKLWQVPETLPEEVLGKMGAPPKSDVPIIKPNDLTEADGVLFGFPTRFGMMAAQFKAFLDATGGLWGTQQLAGKPAGIFFSTASQGGGQETTALTAITQLVHHGMIFVPIGYTFGAGMFEMEQVKGGSPYGAGTFAGDGTRQPTELELGQAFHQGKYFAGIAKKFKGTA is encoded by the exons TTACTACTCCATGTATGGACATGTTGCAAGGCTAGCTGAAGAAATTAAGAAAGGAGCTGATACTGTGGAAGGAGTGGAAATTAAGCTATGGCAG GTACCTGAAACCCTGCCAGAAGAAGTTCTTGGAAAGATGGGCGCACCACCAAAGAGTGATGTCCCAATCATCAAACCCAACGATCTTACTGAGGCTGATGGTGTTCTTTTTGGTTTCCCCACCAGATTTGGAATGATGGCTGCACAGTTTAAAGCATTTTTGGATGCAACCGGCGGGCTATGGGGAACCCAACAGCTTGCCGGCAAACCAGCTGGAATCTTTTTCAGCACTGCATCTCAGGGAGGTGGACAGGAAACAACAGC CTTGACAGCTATCACTCAGCTTGTTCACCATGGAATGATCTTCGTCCCCATTGGATACACCTTTGGAGCTGGCATGTTTGAAATGGAGCAGGTGAAGGGTGGCAGCCCATACGGTGCAGGTACCTTTGCCGGGGATGGCACCAGACAGCCTACTGAGCTGGAACTAGGCCAAGCTTTCCACCAGGGGAAGTACTTCGCCGGCATTGCGAAGAAATTCAAGGGAACTGCTTGA